The proteins below are encoded in one region of Agelaius phoeniceus isolate bAgePho1 chromosome 35, bAgePho1.hap1, whole genome shotgun sequence:
- the LOC129130685 gene encoding interleukin-23 subunit alpha isoform X2, protein MAPLRRLCLCLLLALLPPPPAAPAPAPAPLRRPDWAACRVLSRELSRLLGAVREPYPVLEGLQLLEEEPQNWPPRIRCSDTCDPLSLESNHTLCLQRIRQALQHYRDLLGSDIFQELPQPQLESTMEQLLRLVQDGHGRPPRHLLAPTDLWEQPVKRHLALKRLRSFSALIGRVFNHGAR, encoded by the exons ATGGCTCCGCTCCGCCGCCTctgcctgtgcctgctcctcgcgctgctgccgccgcctcccgccgcaccggcaccggcaccggcaccgctcCGCCGGCCGGACTGGGCCGCCTGCCGGGTGCTGTCCCGGGAGCTGTCGCGGCTGCTGGGGGCGGTCAGAGAGCCGTACCCGGTGCTG gaggggctgcagctgctggaggaggaaccCCAAAATTGGCCCCCCCGGATCCGCTGCAGCGACACCTGCGACCCCCTGAGCCTGGAGAGCAACCACACG ctctgcctgcagcgcATCCGCCAGGCGCTCCAGCACTACCGGGACCTGCTGGGCTCCGACATCTTCCAGGAGCTGCCGCAGCCGCAGCTGGAGAGCAccatggagcagctgctgcgCCTCGTGCAG gACGGGCACGGTCGCCCCCCCCGGCACCTCCTGGCCCCCACCGATCTTTGGGAGCAGCCGGTGAAGCGGCACCTGGCCCTGAAACGGCTCCGCTCCTTCTCCGCCCTCATCGGCCGCGTCTTCAACCACGGAGCCCGCTGA
- the STAT2 gene encoding signal transducer and activator of transcription 2: MAQWQEVQGLANTYLEQVHQLYAGSALPMAVRQSLAAWIESQNWRQAAEPLCSHARMLFHSLLVLLGERLGSLGSDREDFMLKHNLRKAHRDLQAEFEEKPESFANLVANLLQEERRILRLGQAEGQAGSAPAPSPAPESGREQQIQRRLAEFHTALQEAERAFRHLEDLQDAFDFCFKVHYQPGEERNRDPGYLQELQSLQAKLQNLDRQRREVLAQMQQLLGRSETLQELLQQELGGWRVRQQHLCLGGSADTNLRPLETWFTELGQGLFQLRQLLRALGDLRQKVTYARDPLVAETPLLEQRLQEQLTHLLKSAFVVEQQPSTPNAGKRPLVLRTAGKFSSRARLLVRLHDRNHRMEARIHIDRDPPNIKGFRRFNILTSSSKTLLAGDSPQEGLVCDFQYLTLKEQKDSRAGKGKGASGEGPLVVTEELHLITFTLAYAYCGLELELEATTLPFVIISNNNQFSSAWASILWFNMLSSDPKAQQFFSSPPPAPWPRLAEVLSWQFQSVAERGLSRDNLLMLAKKLLGSKPSPDSTVAWHKFSKDGASGFSFWAWLDGILGLLQEHLKQLWKNGLILGFVSRKQEEKLLKSKRTGTFLLRFSESVLGGVTFTWVEHQETGSPTFHAVEPYTASELVSLALPDIIRDYHMSLEEKNPENPLKFLYPNIPRDEAFGPYYSQRLEGNLSESQKYLNQRLIRVSSRPPNRRQTEEELLVATENLETLQLQPRGQGTPGDLGTPQGVATSPGMPRVTHGILGTRQGVTMSPGTLQVIPENLGTPQGVTVSPGTLQVIPENLGTLQGVTVSPGTLQVIPENLGTPQGMTVSPGTLRVTPENLGTLQGVTVSPGTLQVIPENLGTPQGVTVSPGTLQVIPENLGTLQGVTVSPGTLRVTPENLGTLQGVTVSPGTLQVIPENLGTPQGMTVSPGTLRVTPENLGTPQGVTVSPGTLRVTPGNLGTFQGMATSPGTPRVTLGNLGTPQVMATGLGTLQPQPHREPPQVTSGVPKLQGTLQVAPGAVGSVQVLPGGLQVASGDLGTLQGTAEPPRVPEEQGTLPAELRDLELLPGGQDMQELLLQGGQDMQELLEGLEPPSGTLGTLGTLGVAELMPDVVATLEESLEESLEESFQLSPGSAALLAQHDPFLPQPEDSALPSVPSLFTDLPPLHIDASDFQ, encoded by the exons GCGCCAGGCAGCGGAGCCGCTCTGCTCGCACGCCCGCATGCTGTTCCACTCCTTACTGGTCTTACTGGGAGAGcgcctgggcagcctgggctcgGACCGCGAGGATTTCATGCTGAAGCACAACCTCCGCAAGGCTCACCGCGACCTCCAG gctgagTTCGAGGAGAAGCCGGAGAGCTTCGCCAACCTGGTGGCCaacctgctgcaggaggagcggCGGATCCTGCGCCTCGGGCAGGCCGAGGGGCAG GCGGGGTCGGCCCCCgcgcccagcccagccccggaGAGCGGGCGGGAGCAGCAGATCCAGCGGCGCTTGGCTGAGttccacacagccctgcag GAAGCCGAACGAGCCTTCAGGCACCTGGAGGATTTGCAGGATGCCTTCGACTTCTGCTTCAAGGTGCACTACcagccag GTGAGGAGAGGAACCGGGACCCCGGGTACCTCCAGGAGCTCCAATCCCTCCAAGCCAAACTGCAGAACCTGGACCGGCAGCGGCGG GAGGTGCTGGCTCAAATGCAGCAGCTTTTGGGGCGCAGTGAgaccctgcaggagctgctgcagcaggaattgGGGGGCTGGAGGGTGCGGCAGCAGCACCTGTGCCTGGGGGGCTCTGCCGACACCAACCTGCGCCCGCTGGAGACCTG GTTCACGGAGTTGGGCCAGGGGTTGTTCCAGCTGCGGCAGCTGCTGCGGGCGCTGGGGGACCTGCGACAAAAGGTGACCTACGCCAGGGACCCGCTGGTGGCAGAGACgcccctgctggagcagaggctgcaggagcagctcacgCACCTGCTCAAGAg cGCCTTCGTGgtggagcagcagcccagcacccCCAACGCCGGGAAGCGGCCCCTGGTGCTCCGAACCGCCGGGAAGTTCTCGAGCCGGGCCCGCCTGCTGGTGAGGCTGCACGACCGCAACCACCGCATGGAGGCCCGGATCCACATCGACAG GGACCCTCCCAACATCAAAGG GTTCCGCCGGTTCAACATCCTGACATCGAGCAGCAAAACGCTCCTGGCCGGGGACAgtccccaggaggggctggtcTGCGACTTCCAGTACCTC ACCCTGAAGGAGCAgaaggacagcagggctggcaagGGCAAAGGTGCCAGCGGCGAG GGTCCCCTGGTTGTGACAGAGGAGCTGCACCTCATCACCTTCACGCTGGCTTACGCCTACTGcgggctggagctggagctggag gccACCACGCTGCCCTTTGTCATCATCTCCAACAACAACCAGTTCTCCAGTGCCTGGGCCTCCATCCTCTGGTTCAACATGCTCAGCTCTGACCCCAAG gcccagcagttCTTCTCAtccccgcccccagccccgtgGCCCCGGCTGGCCGAGGTGCTGAGCTGGCAGTTCCAGAGCGTGGCCGAGCGGGGCCTCAGCCGGGACAACCTCCTGATGCTGGCCAAGAAACTCCTGG GCTCGAAGCCGTCACCGGACAGCACCGTGGCCTGGCACAAGTTCTCAAAG GATGGAGCCTCCGGTTTCTCCTTCTGGGCCTGGCTGGACGGgatcctggggctgctccaggagcaccTCAAGCAGCTCTGGAAGAACGG ACTCATCCTGGGCTTCGTGAGCCGCAAGCAGGAGGAGAAACTGCTCAAGTCCAAGAGGACGGGGACGTTCCTGCTGCGCTTCAGCGAGAGCGTCCTGGGTGGTGTCACCTTCACGTGGgtggagcaccaggagacag GGTCCCCCACTTTCCACGCCGTGGAACCCTACACAGCCTCGGAGCTGgtgtccctggccctgcccgACATCATCCGTGACTACCACAtgagcctggaggagaagaATCCAGAAAACCCCCTCAAGTTCCTGTACCCCAACATCCCCCGGGACGAGGCTTTCGGGCCCTACTACAGCCAGAGGCTGGAGG GGAACCTGAGCGAGTCCCAGAAGTACCTGAACCAGCGCCTCATCCGTGTGTCCTCCAG gccGCCCAACCGGCGTCAGAccgaggaggagctgctggtggccaCGGAGAACCTGGAGacgctgcagctgcagccccgagggcaggggacacctggggacctggggacacctcagggGGTGGCCACGAGCCCAGGGATGCCACGGGTCACCCATGGGATCCTGGGGACACGTCAAGGGGTGACCATGAGTCCAGGGACACTTCAGGTCATCCCTGAGAATTTGGGGACACCTCAAGGGGTGACCGTGAGTCCAGGGACACTTCAGGTCATCCCTGAGAATTTGGGGACACTTCAAGGGGTGACCGTGAGTCCAGGGACACTTCAGGTCATCCCTGAGAATTTGGGGACACCTCAAGGGATGACCGTGAGTCCAGGGACACTTCGGGTCACCCCTGAGAATTTGGGGACACTTCAAGGGGTGACCGTGAGTCCAGGGACACTTCAGGTCATCCCTGAGAATTTGGGGACACCTCAAGGGGTGACCGTGAGTCCAGGGACACTTCAGGTCATCCCTGAGAATTTGGGGACACTTCAAGGGGTGACCGTGAGTCCAGGGACACTTCGGGTCACCCCTGAGAATTTGGGGACACTTCAAGGGGTGACCGTGAGTCCAGGGACACTTCAGGTCATCCCTGAGAATTTGGGGACACCTCAAGGGATGACCGTGAGTCCAGGGACACTTCGGGTCACCCCTGAGAATTTGGGGACACCTCAAGGGGTGACCGTGAGTCCAGGGACACTTCGGGTCACCCCTGGGAACTTGGGGACATTTCAAGGAATGGCCACGAGCCCAGGGACACCACGGGTCACCCTTgggaacctggggacacctcaggTGATGGCCACAGGCCTGGGGACACTACAACCACAACCCCACAGGGAGCCACCACAGGTGACATCAGGAGTCCCCAAGCTccaggggacactgcaggtggcaccaggagctgtggggagcGTGCAGGTGCtgcctggggggctgcaggtggccTCAGGGGActtggggacactgcaggggaCAGCGGAGCCACCGCGGGTCCCCGAGGAGCAGGGGAcactgccagcagagctgagggacctggagctgctgccagggggacaggacatgcaggagctgctgctgcaggggggacaggacatgcaggagctgctggaggggctggagccaccctcggggaccttggggacattggggacactgggagtggCTGAGCTGATGCCGGACGTGGTGGCAACCTTGGAGGAGAGCTTGGAGGAGAGCTTGGAGGAGAGCTTCCAGCTGAGCCCTG GCAGCGCGGCTCTCCTGGCCCAGCACGATCCATTCCTGCCGCAGCCCGAGGACTCGGCCCTGCCCTCGGTGCCCTCCCTGTTCACCGACCTCCCCCCGCTGCACATCGACGCCAGCGACTTCCAGTGA
- the LOC129130685 gene encoding uncharacterized protein LOC129130685 isoform X1: MAPLRRLCLCLLLALLPPPPAAPAPAPAPLRRPDWAACRVLSRELSRLLGAVREPYPVLVSTGGSENNGGTREAPGFSQSTGSSAGAPEGSAGESGSSAGDTGSSESAGRARPGRARIRPVHRGAREAPGASRRTEGLGKDRGAQPERRGAREASGDSTGGTGGLGKHRGLGRHRGPDRGVPGLGRCTGGLGKDRGARPGRAGGSESTGSSGSTGELGRGHREAREAPGGAGSSRRGGSVSRSYRRREHRPRSLLQEGLQLLEEEPQNWPPRIRCSDTCDPLSLESNHTLCLQRIRQALQHYRDLLGSDIFQELPQPQLESTMEQLLRLVQDGHGRPPRHLLAPTDLWEQPVKRHLALKRLRSFSALIGRVFNHGAR; the protein is encoded by the exons ATGGCTCCGCTCCGCCGCCTctgcctgtgcctgctcctcgcgctgctgccgccgcctcccgccgcaccggcaccggcaccggcaccgctcCGCCGGCCGGACTGGGCCGCCTGCCGGGTGCTGTCCCGGGAGCTGTCGCGGCTGCTGGGGGCGGTCAGAGAGCCGTACCCGGTGCTGGTGAGTACCGGGGGATCGGAAAACAACGGGGGGACTCGGGAGGCACCGGGGTTCAGCCAGAGCACCGGGAGTTCTGCCGGGGCACCGGAGGGCTCGGCCGGAGAGAGCGGGAGCTccgctggggacaccgggagtTCGGAAAGCGCCGGGAGAGCACGGCCGGGGAGAGCCAGGATTCGGCCGGTGCACCGGGGGGCTCGGGAAGCACCGGGGGCATCGAGAAGGACCGAGGGGCTCGGGAAGGACCGGGGGGCTCAGCCAGAGCGCCGAGGAGCTCGGGAAGCATCGGGGGACTCCACCGGGGGCACCGGAGGACTCGGGAAACACCGGGGGCTCGGGAGGCACCGGGGGCCCGACCGGGGAGTGCCGGGACTCGGCCGGTGCACCGGGGGACTCGGGAAGGACCGGGGGGCTCGGCCGGGACGAGCAGGAGGCTCGGAAAGCACCGGGAGCTCGGGAAGCACCGGGGAGCTCGGCCGGGGGCACCGGGAGGCTCGGGAAGCACCGGGAGGTGCGGGCTCATCGCGGCGGGGGGGTTCGGTGTCCCGGTCGTACCGGAGACGTGAGCACCGGCCCCGATCGCTGctccaggaggggctgcagctgctggaggaggaaccCCAAAATTGGCCCCCCCGGATCCGCTGCAGCGACACCTGCGACCCCCTGAGCCTGGAGAGCAACCACACG ctctgcctgcagcgcATCCGCCAGGCGCTCCAGCACTACCGGGACCTGCTGGGCTCCGACATCTTCCAGGAGCTGCCGCAGCCGCAGCTGGAGAGCAccatggagcagctgctgcgCCTCGTGCAG gACGGGCACGGTCGCCCCCCCCGGCACCTCCTGGCCCCCACCGATCTTTGGGAGCAGCCGGTGAAGCGGCACCTGGCCCTGAAACGGCTCCGCTCCTTCTCCGCCCTCATCGGCCGCGTCTTCAACCACGGAGCCCGCTGA